The DNA sequence CCATTGTTCTCATTCTCACAGGAACTTCAGAGTAGAAGAATTCTTGCATCCCTACAACAGTGAAGATATCTGAAATCCCCAACAATATGTACTGCGGAAGCAACCAAAAGATGCTAAACGGCACGTCTTCTGACGATACTTTCATGTTTCTACCGATCTCAAGACGTCTCCTTTCTGTAATAGCCGCAATGATCATAGCTATGACTGATAGAAACATCCCGATGCCCATCCTCTGCATCACGGAGATGCCCTTCTCGTTGCGTGTGATATTACGTATGAGGGGAATGAAAAACATGTCGTACCAGGGCATCAGAATGATTATGGATACTGTAATTGCACTCTGCAGCGCAGCTGGTGGGATTTTGAACTTGCTTCCTATGTTTCTCTTCATTGTCATGCCTTGCTTGGTGAAAAACGTTACGGGCTGTTGGAAGATGACCGCAAACATTAGAAGCATAATCCAAACTGGCAACAGGCGCAATACTATCCTTGCAGCTTCAAGAGGAGGCACACATTGTTCTTGACTCTCCCCAAAGCCCGATTCATGATCTATGTCTTGACTGCAAAGTGGTTTCTCCTGAAGTCTAGAAACGAGATCGAATAATCACTATGTATGTAAGTATTAGAAGATTAAAAAGAAGTTAATTTCGTATTAGTTCATAAGAAAGACTTACTCTAACTCAACCTTAGTGTATCCATTGTTCGACAAACCATTCACACCGTTGATCATCTTTGACACACTTGCTTTGATTGCCTGGACAATTTCTTCCAAAGACTTTCCATCAGTAGCCTTACTCTGCTTGTGCATATAGAACCGGTTGCCACACAAGAACATTAGAATCGACACTATCATCGAAAGGGTTGGAATAGCGAATCCTAGTCCCCAACCTACAGTGTCTTGAATATAAGACATAACTGAGACACCAAGGAGGCTGCCACAACACACGCCAAAGTACCACCGTTGGAAAAACAAACTCTTCTTGTTGGAGCTCTGTTCGTCGTTATTATTAGTATGAGG is a window from the Sesamum indicum cultivar Zhongzhi No. 13 linkage group LG15, S_indicum_v1.0, whole genome shotgun sequence genome containing:
- the LOC105177178 gene encoding protein NRT1/ PTR FAMILY 5.8, whose translation is MSMGLNKPCFLLTVIAGMERFAFKGVASNLVTYLTDVMGMSNSSAAKYVNGWMGFTSMLPLIVATLADSYWDRYSTIFASSVLYAAGLLALTSTAVRWPWIPTNKVHSISSLSWSLYMISLGQGGYNPSLQAFGADQLENEDELPHTNNNDEQSSNKKSLFFQRWYFGVCCGSLLGVSVMSYIQDTVGWGLGFAIPTLSMIVSILMFLCGNRFYMHKQSKATDGKSLEEIVQAIKASVSKMINGVNGLSNNGYTKVELELQEKPLCSQDIDHESGFGESQEQCVPPLEAARIVLRLLPVWIMLLMFAVIFQQPVTFFTKQGMTMKRNIGSKFKIPPAALQSAITVSIIILMPWYDMFFIPLIRNITRNEKGISVMQRMGIGMFLSVIAMIIAAITERRRLEIGRNMKVSSEDVPFSIFWLLPQYILLGISDIFTVVGMQEFFYSEVPVRMRTMGIALYTSVFGVGSFLSAFLISVIEYLTSSRGKQDSWFSDDMTKARLDKYYWFLALSSSISLLAFVTFCRYFRDRT